Proteins co-encoded in one Rudaeicoccus suwonensis genomic window:
- a CDS encoding phosphotransferase family protein, whose translation MTLRVGDVFVKIDADQARLDREVDVMTRAPVPTPELVWRKPPALALTAVRGAALGVLAEPSPAPSAAWIATGAAIRALHNAPPPPWPSSQCQQRPVVGSDGQVGFPPLFDSECRWLIANDVAPAEVVERNRQIARAALRPWTPAFIHGDLQIVHVFVDGDRVTGILDWSEGGHGDAMYDVATVTLAHEERLDDVAAGYGGDVDVDVIRAYWAIRSLMEIRWLVEHGYGDPATYPELRVLHSLAIDA comes from the coding sequence GTGACACTCCGTGTCGGCGATGTCTTTGTGAAGATCGATGCCGATCAAGCGCGCCTCGACCGGGAGGTCGACGTCATGACCCGAGCGCCGGTCCCAACACCTGAGCTCGTATGGCGCAAACCACCCGCGCTCGCGCTCACAGCCGTGCGCGGAGCAGCGCTCGGGGTACTGGCAGAACCGTCGCCCGCGCCATCAGCGGCGTGGATCGCCACTGGCGCCGCCATACGTGCGCTGCACAACGCACCGCCGCCACCATGGCCGAGCAGCCAATGCCAACAGCGTCCCGTCGTGGGCAGCGACGGACAGGTCGGCTTTCCGCCGTTGTTCGATTCGGAGTGCCGGTGGCTCATCGCGAATGATGTGGCGCCGGCCGAGGTCGTCGAACGCAACCGTCAGATTGCGCGGGCGGCGTTGCGTCCATGGACGCCGGCGTTCATCCACGGAGACCTGCAGATCGTCCACGTCTTCGTCGACGGTGACCGTGTGACCGGCATCCTCGATTGGTCCGAGGGCGGCCACGGCGACGCGATGTATGACGTTGCCACGGTGACGCTCGCACATGAGGAGCGCCTCGACGATGTCGCCGCGGGCTACGGCGGCGATGTCGACGTCGACGTCATCCGGGCCTACTGGGCAATTCGAAGCTTGATGGAGATTCGGTGGCTGGTCGAACACGGTTACGGCGATCCCGCGACGTATCCCGAGCTGAGAGTGCTTCATTCGCTGGCCATCGACGCTTAG
- the purB gene encoding adenylosuccinate lyase: MRSLADATPPIALGALDGRYRGAVAPLVDHLSEAALNRQRVHVEVEWLIHLTATGAVPGVRPLTDAEVAKLRDIPAQFDTVDIVELAEIERETVHDVKAVEYYLKRRLAAIVGDHDAVGLAELIHFGCTSEDINNLSYALMVQGATQHVWLLKAIALVDQIAAMARELADVPLLAHTHGQPATPTTMGKELAVSAHRLRRQLRRIAGADYLGKINGATGTYGAHVAAVPSTDWITVSKTFVESLGLRWNPLTTQIESHDWQAELYADIARFNRVLHNVATDMWTYISMGYFAQSRGQGTVGSSTMPHKVNPIRFENAEANLEVSNALLDVLATTLVTSRLQRDLTDSSMQRNIGTAYGHSVLAIDNVGRGLAGLDAAPAVMAADLDANWEVLGEPIQSAMRALGAQGVPGMEQPYERLKELTRGRRITEADLREFVRGLGLPADVEERFLQMTPATYVGKAPQLVDYLDN, from the coding sequence ATGCGCTCGCTTGCTGATGCCACGCCGCCCATCGCCCTCGGCGCCCTCGACGGCCGCTACCGCGGCGCCGTTGCCCCGCTGGTCGACCACCTGTCGGAGGCCGCGCTCAACCGGCAGCGGGTGCACGTCGAGGTGGAGTGGCTGATCCACCTCACCGCCACCGGAGCGGTGCCGGGTGTCCGCCCGTTGACCGACGCCGAGGTCGCGAAGCTGCGCGACATACCGGCGCAGTTCGACACCGTCGACATCGTCGAGTTGGCCGAGATCGAGCGAGAGACCGTGCACGACGTCAAGGCCGTGGAGTATTACCTCAAACGGCGCCTGGCCGCGATCGTCGGCGACCACGACGCCGTCGGGCTGGCCGAGCTGATCCACTTCGGCTGCACCAGCGAGGACATCAACAACCTGTCGTACGCGCTGATGGTGCAGGGCGCCACGCAGCACGTCTGGCTGCTCAAGGCGATCGCGCTGGTCGACCAGATCGCAGCAATGGCAAGGGAATTGGCCGACGTGCCGCTGCTGGCGCACACGCACGGGCAGCCTGCGACGCCGACCACGATGGGCAAGGAGCTTGCCGTGTCGGCGCACCGGCTGCGTCGCCAGCTGCGTCGGATCGCCGGTGCCGATTACCTCGGCAAGATCAACGGCGCGACCGGCACGTATGGCGCCCACGTCGCCGCGGTGCCGTCGACCGACTGGATCACGGTCTCCAAGACCTTCGTGGAATCCCTTGGCCTGCGATGGAATCCGTTGACGACGCAGATCGAGAGCCACGACTGGCAGGCCGAGCTGTATGCCGACATCGCGCGCTTCAACCGAGTGCTGCACAACGTGGCGACAGACATGTGGACCTACATCTCGATGGGTTATTTCGCACAGTCCCGTGGCCAGGGGACGGTCGGCTCGAGCACGATGCCGCACAAGGTCAACCCGATTCGTTTCGAGAACGCCGAGGCCAACCTCGAGGTGTCGAACGCACTGCTGGACGTGCTCGCGACGACGCTGGTCACCTCACGACTGCAGCGTGACCTCACCGACTCGTCGATGCAGCGCAATATCGGCACGGCATACGGGCACTCGGTGCTCGCAATCGACAACGTCGGCCGCGGGTTGGCCGGGCTCGACGCGGCGCCTGCGGTGATGGCCGCCGACCTCGACGCGAACTGGGAGGTGCTCGGCGAACCGATCCAGTCGGCGATGCGCGCGCTCGGCGCCCAGGGTGTGCCGGGGATGGAGCAGCCGTATGAGCGCCTCAAGGAACTCACCCGCGGTCGGCGCATCACCGAGGCCGATCTGCGCGAATTCGTGCGCGGCCTCGGGCTGCCGGCGGACGTCGAAGAGCGCTTCCTGCAGATGACGCCTGCGACATACGTGGGCAAGGCACCCCAGCTCGTGGACTACCTCGACAACTGA
- a CDS encoding AIM24 family protein, with protein sequence MTTTAPATYVCPYCRVTTDGMDRTCPHCGAPVDVALRRTSGGWIEQPPIRDMARLQFNRSTCQISGSYVPVAEMRLDQADSVYFSHHVLLHADPQVALEAMKMSGGWNRMMAGMPLIMMTAKGPGFVAFSHQHPGETLAIPLQHGQAVDVAEHKFLVGTTNISYGWHDPNVWYETADSDGKDQEIHRPIGYSIDRFTAQEGPGLLLLHAPGNVMVRDLAVGEKVLIQPSAFIWKDPKVNLFLHFEYPGGTTWFSNNARWESKNVWLKLSGPGRVAMSSVFERPEVVGRVRRSSPASNRRW encoded by the coding sequence ATGACCACCACCGCTCCCGCGACCTACGTCTGCCCCTACTGCCGCGTCACCACCGACGGCATGGATCGCACGTGTCCGCACTGCGGCGCACCTGTGGACGTGGCCCTGCGCCGTACGTCCGGGGGCTGGATCGAGCAACCGCCGATCCGCGACATGGCCCGCCTGCAGTTCAACCGCTCGACCTGCCAGATCAGCGGCAGCTACGTGCCGGTGGCGGAGATGCGCCTGGACCAGGCCGATTCGGTCTACTTCTCGCACCACGTGCTGTTGCACGCCGACCCGCAGGTCGCGCTCGAAGCAATGAAGATGAGCGGCGGCTGGAACCGCATGATGGCCGGTATGCCGCTGATCATGATGACGGCCAAGGGACCCGGATTCGTGGCGTTCAGCCACCAGCACCCGGGCGAGACGCTCGCCATACCGCTGCAGCACGGGCAGGCGGTGGACGTTGCCGAGCACAAATTCCTGGTCGGCACGACGAACATCAGCTACGGCTGGCACGACCCGAACGTGTGGTACGAAACCGCTGACAGCGATGGCAAGGACCAAGAGATCCACCGCCCGATCGGCTACAGCATCGACCGGTTCACTGCCCAGGAAGGCCCCGGCCTGCTGCTGCTGCATGCGCCCGGCAACGTGATGGTGCGCGACCTCGCAGTTGGCGAGAAGGTGCTGATCCAGCCGTCCGCGTTCATCTGGAAGGACCCGAAGGTCAACCTGTTCCTGCACTTCGAATACCCAGGCGGAACCACATGGTTCAGCAACAACGCGCGCTGGGAGTCCAAGAACGTCTGGCTGAAACTGTCCGGCCCCGGACGGGTGGCGATGTCGTCGGTCTTCGAGCGGCCAGAGGTGGTCGGCCGAGTTCGGCGCTCGTCGCCGGCGTCGAATCGCCGCTGGTGA
- a CDS encoding MmcQ/YjbR family DNA-binding protein, whose protein sequence is MTNSHNFRPGPVDVDRICRSLPDVEATVSRMGLSTYAVRGKTFAAFREPRKDAVDADGQLMEDVIVIRTAGQEDKAALLQSGPPWFTTAHFDGYAAVLVRSRDLDQLTVEELTEVITDAWVAKAPKRLASAYLATLDERG, encoded by the coding sequence ATGACCAACTCTCATAATTTTCGGCCTGGCCCTGTCGATGTCGACCGGATCTGCCGGTCACTGCCGGACGTCGAGGCAACGGTGTCCAGAATGGGCCTGTCGACGTATGCCGTTCGCGGCAAAACGTTCGCGGCGTTCCGTGAACCTCGCAAGGATGCCGTCGACGCCGACGGCCAACTGATGGAAGACGTGATCGTCATACGGACCGCAGGGCAGGAGGACAAGGCCGCGCTCCTGCAGTCTGGTCCGCCATGGTTCACCACCGCGCACTTCGATGGGTATGCCGCAGTGCTGGTCCGCTCCCGTGACCTGGATCAACTCACAGTGGAGGAGCTCACCGAGGTCATCACCGACGCGTGGGTGGCCAAGGCGCCGAAGCGACTGGCATCTGCTTACCTGGCCACTCTCGACGAACGTGGATAG
- a CDS encoding CGNR zinc finger domain-containing protein, which translates to MFDQQTALGFANTRLNRPSGVVEKLGDPAIASLWLEQSAGYRQPRGLKRAEFERLLEVRDGAQRLLRSRLAGQSPGADDVRLLNEASAAAPVAAQLDATWNESLRFSRSGSAEPQSLDELLAALATATISLAADASVDLAECGADDCVVIFERTDPRRRWHNDRCGNRMRAARSYARHKADAAQT; encoded by the coding sequence ATGTTCGACCAGCAGACCGCCCTCGGCTTCGCCAACACGCGACTGAACAGACCCTCGGGCGTGGTGGAGAAGCTCGGCGATCCGGCGATCGCGTCCCTCTGGCTGGAGCAGAGCGCCGGCTACCGCCAGCCCCGCGGCCTCAAGCGTGCCGAATTCGAGCGCCTTCTGGAGGTGCGTGATGGAGCGCAGCGCCTGCTGCGGTCGCGACTCGCCGGGCAGTCACCAGGCGCCGATGACGTTCGACTTCTGAACGAGGCAAGTGCCGCGGCACCGGTTGCGGCCCAGCTCGATGCGACGTGGAACGAGTCGCTGCGGTTCAGCCGGAGTGGCAGCGCCGAGCCGCAGAGTCTCGATGAATTGCTGGCTGCCCTGGCGACCGCGACGATCTCGCTTGCAGCCGACGCATCCGTCGACCTCGCGGAGTGCGGTGCCGACGACTGTGTCGTGATCTTCGAGCGCACCGACCCGCGTCGGCGTTGGCACAACGACCGCTGCGGCAATCGGATGCGCGCCGCGCGCAGCTACGCGCGCCACAAGGCGGACGCCGCACAAACCTGA
- a CDS encoding AIM24 family protein, with the protein MERIVCGWCQSQNDVGGTSCWACGAPLDQSAKVTDSGWAEAPKLRDLTEFKFSQSSCQIEGEIVPVAELALAQGDSVYFEHHVMLWKDSETPLTAMNTGGGMRRMLGGMPHIINVAHGPGRIALSRDATGEVVVLPLHPSMEMDVRGHAFLAATHSIQYSFVQVKGMVNMLHGGQGMYMDRFVTAGEQGLLLLHGYGNVFQKTLAPGEKIMVEPGGFLYKDSSVQMATVQQNVRTGMMRHGMYLAEMTGPGRVGIQSMYVHHE; encoded by the coding sequence ATGGAACGCATAGTGTGCGGCTGGTGCCAGTCGCAGAACGACGTCGGCGGCACGAGCTGTTGGGCCTGCGGTGCGCCGCTCGACCAGAGCGCCAAGGTCACCGACTCCGGCTGGGCCGAGGCGCCGAAGCTGCGCGATCTGACCGAATTCAAGTTCTCGCAGTCGTCGTGCCAGATCGAGGGCGAGATCGTGCCGGTTGCCGAATTGGCTCTGGCACAAGGGGATTCGGTCTACTTCGAGCATCACGTGATGCTCTGGAAGGACTCCGAGACGCCGCTGACCGCGATGAACACCGGCGGCGGCATGCGACGGATGTTGGGCGGTATGCCGCACATCATCAACGTGGCCCACGGCCCCGGCCGGATTGCATTGTCGCGCGACGCCACCGGTGAGGTTGTCGTGCTGCCGTTGCACCCCTCGATGGAGATGGACGTGCGCGGACACGCCTTCCTAGCGGCGACCCACTCGATCCAGTACTCCTTCGTGCAGGTCAAGGGCATGGTCAACATGCTGCACGGCGGCCAGGGGATGTACATGGACCGCTTCGTCACCGCCGGCGAACAGGGTCTGCTGCTGTTGCACGGCTATGGCAACGTCTTCCAGAAGACGCTCGCCCCGGGCGAGAAGATCATGGTCGAGCCCGGCGGCTTCCTCTACAAGGACTCGTCGGTGCAGATGGCCACCGTGCAGCAGAACGTCCGCACCGGCATGATGCGCCACGGCATGTACCTCGCCGAGATGACCGGCCCGGGGCGCGTCGGCATCCAGTCGATGTACGTCCACCACGAGTGA
- a CDS encoding NUDIX hydrolase, whose translation MGTARSEKVVCYVVVGDEILVFTHADYPLEVTGVQVPAGTIEAGECPEAAALREAREETGMTDLRIVRKLGESDYDLTPYRHEVAHRHFFELTSDTPTAANWTWQEPDPEDGGDGPTFRCYWIPLTQAHVLAGGLSTMIGALFAD comes from the coding sequence GTGGGTACGGCTCGGAGCGAAAAGGTTGTCTGCTACGTCGTCGTCGGCGACGAAATCCTGGTCTTCACTCACGCTGACTACCCGTTGGAGGTGACCGGAGTCCAGGTCCCGGCTGGGACGATTGAGGCCGGTGAATGTCCCGAAGCCGCGGCGCTACGTGAAGCGCGGGAAGAGACGGGAATGACCGATCTTCGGATAGTGCGGAAGCTGGGGGAATCAGATTACGACCTTACGCCGTACCGCCACGAAGTCGCTCATCGTCACTTTTTCGAATTGACGTCCGATACTCCGACAGCCGCGAATTGGACTTGGCAGGAGCCAGATCCGGAGGACGGCGGTGACGGTCCGACCTTTCGCTGTTACTGGATCCCGCTCACTCAGGCGCATGTCTTGGCGGGCGGTCTCAGCACCATGATCGGCGCCCTCTTCGCTGACTGA
- a CDS encoding MFS transporter yields MRTSAASARGSGDGAALSPTATPTSTRLWSPGLVAICLGYFMVILDTTIVNVAVPALRAGLHTDVMGVEWVIDGYLLMLAALVLSGGVFADRFGPRRIFQIGLGIFVAASIVCGIAPDVLVLVIARLIQGVGAAMSVPASLALLRAAFPDAGLRARAIGLWGAIAGVAAASGPIFGGILVTTIGWRLVFFVNVPIGLAAMLMTARYVASPAADKRHLDPAAQVIAVLALAALTTALIEGGAHGISPWVIAAGVTFVVAVGLFIVTERRSAHPILPLTLFSSASFSAGNAIGLLINLGFYGELFVLNLYLQEERGYSALLAGFALLPQMGVVALGSALSGRFTARVGSPRPTLLIGLFVGGAGFVSLLVAGAHTSYVLLVVPLIAAGFGMAFTMPAATIAVVDGVPASRAGLASGAINAARQLGGVIGIAVLGALVTGHGSQFIDGLHLAVVTAGGAFWLGGVIAFVAVRRHTAPPRPI; encoded by the coding sequence GTGCGTACCTCAGCAGCATCCGCCCGAGGATCGGGCGACGGTGCCGCCCTGTCTCCCACGGCGACGCCCACCTCGACCCGACTGTGGTCACCAGGACTGGTCGCCATCTGCCTGGGCTATTTCATGGTCATCCTCGACACCACGATCGTGAATGTCGCCGTGCCCGCGCTGCGGGCGGGACTGCACACCGACGTCATGGGCGTGGAGTGGGTGATCGACGGCTACCTGCTCATGCTGGCGGCTCTGGTGCTGTCAGGTGGCGTCTTCGCCGACCGCTTCGGGCCACGTCGGATCTTCCAGATCGGGCTCGGGATCTTCGTCGCAGCATCAATCGTCTGCGGCATCGCACCTGACGTGCTCGTCTTGGTGATCGCCCGATTGATTCAGGGTGTCGGCGCAGCGATGTCCGTCCCTGCGTCACTGGCACTGTTGCGCGCCGCCTTTCCGGATGCCGGCCTGCGCGCGCGAGCGATCGGCCTGTGGGGAGCGATCGCGGGAGTCGCCGCCGCCTCGGGGCCGATCTTCGGTGGCATCCTCGTGACGACGATCGGCTGGCGGCTGGTGTTCTTCGTCAACGTGCCGATCGGCCTGGCGGCAATGCTGATGACCGCCCGGTATGTCGCGTCGCCCGCCGCCGACAAACGCCACCTCGACCCCGCTGCTCAGGTGATCGCGGTGCTCGCACTTGCCGCCTTGACGACGGCGTTGATCGAAGGCGGCGCGCACGGGATCTCCCCGTGGGTCATCGCCGCAGGCGTGACATTCGTGGTGGCGGTCGGTCTGTTCATCGTCACAGAACGTCGTTCGGCACATCCCATCCTGCCGCTGACGTTGTTTTCCAGCGCGTCCTTCTCTGCAGGCAACGCGATCGGGTTGCTCATCAATCTCGGCTTCTACGGAGAGTTGTTCGTGCTGAACCTCTATCTCCAAGAAGAGCGCGGGTATTCGGCGCTTCTTGCCGGATTCGCCCTGCTGCCGCAGATGGGAGTCGTCGCTCTCGGGTCGGCGTTGTCGGGCCGATTCACCGCTCGCGTCGGCAGTCCTCGACCCACCCTGCTCATCGGCCTGTTCGTCGGTGGCGCCGGCTTCGTGAGTCTGCTCGTGGCAGGTGCGCATACGTCATACGTGCTGTTGGTCGTTCCGCTGATCGCGGCAGGCTTCGGTATGGCGTTCACCATGCCCGCCGCCACGATCGCCGTGGTCGACGGTGTTCCCGCGTCACGGGCCGGACTGGCGTCCGGAGCGATCAACGCAGCCCGGCAATTGGGCGGCGTGATCGGCATCGCTGTGCTCGGCGCCTTGGTCACAGGCCACGGCTCGCAGTTCATCGACGGGCTTCATCTGGCTGTGGTGACTGCCGGCGGCGCATTCTGGCTGGGCGGTGTGATCGCTTTCGTCGCTGTGCGGAGACACACAGCGCCGCCGCGACCGATCTGA
- a CDS encoding VOC family protein has product MASRASNFCIDAADPYAQTVWWSQVLEDFRMDPEDEQSPGDDECGLTGPDDRYLLFLKVPEPKTVKNRMHLCLRPTDRSRDEEIDRILGLGATLVDDLRSGDKGWVVLADPEGNEFCVLTPFRRSE; this is encoded by the coding sequence ATGGCCTCTCGCGCTTCCAACTTCTGCATCGACGCCGCCGACCCGTACGCACAAACCGTGTGGTGGAGTCAGGTGCTCGAGGACTTCCGAATGGACCCGGAGGACGAGCAGAGTCCCGGTGACGACGAGTGTGGGCTCACCGGGCCCGACGACAGGTATCTGTTGTTCTTGAAGGTGCCCGAACCCAAGACCGTGAAGAACCGCATGCATCTGTGCCTGCGTCCGACCGACCGCAGTCGCGACGAAGAGATCGACCGCATCCTGGGTCTTGGAGCCACTTTGGTCGACGACCTGCGAAGCGGCGACAAAGGCTGGGTCGTGCTGGCTGACCCGGAAGGCAATGAATTCTGCGTGCTGACGCCATTTCGTCGATCTGAGTGA
- a CDS encoding MBL fold metallo-hydrolase, producing MDKIEISRERSNLAVGLVGGPTMVIDYGGLRLVTDPTFDAPSSPDGRLVKLEGPAVTADVVGTADAVLLSHEAHFDNFDLSGRDYAAEAVRTITGLHAAERVKGNVTGLEPWQTAELTRPNGEKVTITAVPADHGPADGLRDEWDNINCEVVGFVVTSTGLPSIYVSGDNASIERVREVAAAFPQIDIAILFTGAARVDFKEQGRPLTLTAERAADAALILGSPRIVPAHFRGWNHFSQGPDDMISAFEDAGIRERLQVPEPGIWTVRDPA from the coding sequence ATGGACAAAATCGAAATTTCCCGTGAGAGAAGCAATCTGGCAGTCGGCCTCGTCGGCGGCCCGACGATGGTGATCGACTACGGCGGCCTACGCCTGGTGACGGATCCGACCTTCGACGCGCCGAGCTCCCCCGACGGCCGCCTCGTCAAGCTCGAGGGCCCGGCCGTGACCGCCGATGTCGTCGGAACCGCGGATGCCGTCCTGCTCAGCCACGAAGCCCACTTCGACAACTTCGACCTGTCCGGTCGCGACTACGCAGCAGAAGCAGTCCGGACGATCACCGGTCTCCACGCGGCGGAACGAGTCAAGGGAAACGTGACGGGACTGGAGCCCTGGCAGACCGCTGAACTCACCCGCCCAAACGGTGAAAAGGTAACGATCACAGCGGTTCCCGCAGATCACGGACCGGCCGACGGTCTGCGCGACGAGTGGGACAACATCAACTGCGAGGTCGTCGGCTTCGTGGTCACATCGACCGGCCTGCCCAGCATTTACGTCAGCGGAGACAACGCGAGCATCGAGCGCGTGCGTGAGGTCGCCGCCGCCTTCCCGCAGATCGACATCGCGATCTTGTTCACCGGCGCCGCACGCGTCGACTTCAAGGAGCAGGGCCGGCCGCTGACCCTCACCGCCGAGCGTGCCGCCGACGCGGCGCTCATCCTGGGGTCGCCGCGGATCGTTCCGGCGCACTTCCGGGGCTGGAACCACTTCAGCCAAGGCCCCGACGACATGATTTCTGCATTCGAAGATGCCGGAATCCGCGAACGCCTCCAGGTGCCGGAACCGGGCATCTGGACCGTCCGCGATCCCGCCTGA
- a CDS encoding alpha/beta fold hydrolase, which translates to MTDRSVRLSDGVSLATRTSGTPTDAPPVVLLHGGPGLWDYLSPVAQVLSRHTIVHRYDQRGCGASDASDEQTLVRAIADLEELRVAFGHDRWVVLGHSYGATLALLYASAHQESTAGLVYLSGVGIGDWRTATRAEIARRLSPTQARRLAHLESLPNRDRVREQEFRELSWFTDYADPIAGRAAAHEFAQLDYPINQVANRSLMRDVDALGDAGLTAAARSLRLPAFFVHGERDPRHWTYAHDLADLVDGARWQLLSEAGHLPWVEQPVQLASLLAGFVNDCTWNPDPSQRQHC; encoded by the coding sequence ATGACCGACCGCTCAGTCAGGCTCTCCGACGGGGTGTCGCTGGCGACACGCACCAGCGGAACTCCCACGGATGCGCCGCCCGTGGTGCTGTTGCACGGTGGACCGGGGTTGTGGGACTACCTCTCGCCGGTGGCGCAAGTGCTGTCGAGGCACACGATCGTCCACCGGTACGACCAGCGTGGATGTGGTGCGTCCGACGCCTCTGATGAGCAGACTCTGGTGCGGGCGATCGCCGACCTGGAGGAGTTGCGCGTTGCGTTCGGTCACGACCGGTGGGTCGTGCTGGGTCACTCCTACGGCGCGACGCTGGCATTGCTCTACGCGAGCGCCCACCAGGAGTCCACCGCAGGGCTCGTCTATCTCAGTGGTGTCGGGATCGGCGACTGGCGCACGGCCACCCGCGCAGAGATCGCGCGTCGGCTGTCCCCGACGCAGGCCCGGCGCCTGGCACATCTGGAGTCCTTGCCCAATCGGGACAGGGTGCGGGAGCAGGAATTTCGAGAGCTGTCCTGGTTCACCGACTATGCCGATCCCATTGCGGGGCGAGCGGCGGCGCACGAGTTTGCACAGTTGGACTATCCGATCAATCAGGTGGCGAATCGCAGCCTGATGAGAGATGTCGATGCGCTCGGGGACGCCGGGCTCACTGCCGCCGCGCGAAGTTTGCGGTTGCCTGCGTTCTTCGTCCACGGCGAGCGCGACCCTCGCCACTGGACCTACGCCCATGATCTAGCCGACCTGGTCGATGGCGCACGCTGGCAACTGCTGTCCGAGGCAGGGCATTTGCCGTGGGTGGAGCAGCCGGTGCAACTGGCCTCGTTGCTTGCCGGTTTCGTCAACGACTGCACCTGGAATCCGGACCCGTCACAACGGCAGCACTGCTAG
- a CDS encoding type IV toxin-antitoxin system AbiEi family antitoxin domain-containing protein — translation MRELDETLPSTFTSEGSKAHGVHPRDLYAWRDSGQIIELSRGVFRRTDAPPASYPDMIAVAHRSPRAVVCCISAAAIHDLTDEMPAATQIAVPTKSHTPVIAYPPVKVFRFGEASFELGLTSFEAGPGEPVRVYDGARTVVDLMRFRKRLGEQIAHSALHRYLRTSGSRAALLLDYAEVLGVFGPMRAALDVATAQ, via the coding sequence ATGAGGGAGTTGGACGAGACGCTGCCGTCGACGTTTACGTCGGAGGGCTCGAAGGCGCACGGCGTTCACCCGCGAGATCTGTACGCCTGGCGTGACAGCGGCCAGATCATCGAACTATCCCGCGGGGTGTTCCGGCGAACAGACGCTCCTCCGGCTTCGTACCCAGACATGATCGCTGTGGCGCATCGCTCACCTCGGGCCGTCGTGTGCTGTATCTCGGCGGCAGCAATTCACGACCTCACGGATGAGATGCCGGCTGCTACACAGATCGCGGTTCCGACAAAGTCGCATACGCCGGTAATCGCCTACCCTCCGGTGAAGGTGTTCCGTTTCGGTGAAGCCTCTTTCGAGCTTGGGCTGACCTCGTTCGAGGCTGGGCCGGGCGAGCCTGTACGCGTCTACGACGGAGCGAGGACTGTGGTCGATCTCATGAGATTCCGAAAGCGACTTGGCGAGCAGATCGCGCATTCGGCTCTCCATCGATATCTGCGAACCTCCGGCTCAAGGGCGGCCTTGCTTCTGGATTATGCGGAGGTGCTGGGGGTATTCGGTCCGATGCGCGCGGCGCTCGATGTCGCGACTGCTCAATGA
- a CDS encoding GNAT family N-acetyltransferase, giving the protein MSHIDIAVQERVTRDESQEIWPVYDEVFHDTASEDEWLQFWEKHCSRTGFKVALARSDGDLVAFAYGYTGQPGQWWTDQAMGVLDPQVALEWLGGHFELVSIGVIPGVQGHGIGRRLLETLTTGLTQERWMLMTTADATDPARRLYASDGWIELGPGLSAEKVIMGKLNSRAA; this is encoded by the coding sequence ATGAGCCACATCGACATCGCAGTGCAGGAGCGAGTCACGCGGGACGAATCCCAGGAGATCTGGCCCGTGTATGACGAGGTCTTCCACGACACGGCCAGCGAAGATGAGTGGCTGCAGTTCTGGGAAAAACATTGCAGCCGAACGGGATTCAAGGTTGCTCTCGCCCGAAGCGATGGCGACCTCGTGGCCTTCGCCTACGGATATACGGGGCAACCAGGTCAGTGGTGGACCGACCAGGCGATGGGCGTTCTCGATCCACAGGTGGCGTTGGAGTGGCTCGGTGGCCACTTCGAACTGGTGAGCATCGGCGTCATACCTGGCGTTCAGGGTCACGGCATCGGACGACGGCTGCTGGAGACGCTGACCACCGGGTTGACGCAGGAGCGCTGGATGCTGATGACAACCGCTGACGCCACCGATCCTGCCCGCCGTCTCTACGCCTCGGACGGTTGGATCGAGCTCGGTCCCGGCCTCAGCGCCGAGAAGGTCATCATGGGGAAGCTGAACAGCCGCGCCGCGTAG